In one window of Leifsonia sp. NPDC080035 DNA:
- a CDS encoding LamG-like jellyroll fold domain-containing protein, whose product MRSSPPDPPGLAPRPDPAPTRPLDRQLETTMSATSRPLLRLPRSRVARIASALAALAVVAAGALGVAYAASAAGSAVDPGDAIKPVAAYTFDADSGTTVADSSGSGNDAAWNGTPAYVAGVSGRAASVSGGANYVKLPLVAGETDASSSFSYEFWMAERSRTSYGPIVSNQDFDVCNNAGLTLYNQATPGLLEACWGQTAGGTKEYVHGIQPNVLGSWHHIAVVVDRGANTMTFYVDGGKATAAPAGSITASTAFQSGLAFNIGGLSGSEADTGDGYIDAAIDDFAFFDQAIPAGQVAADYTATKPSVVSYTIAFDGNGAGGGSTTAQTLTSGQSVALSKNGFARAGYRFVGWATSASGPVAYTDGQTVSDLASAPGATVTLYAVWNRYRAAGDTVAPIVSYDFDGDSGSTVTDSSGNRFAGTWSGTPSYGAGIDGKAAYVNSPAGSTKGVNFLTLPLIAGRTDASASFSYVFWLNQTASSSDSPIVSNQDFTHCYNNGTTLYNTAGSPGVLRACFGRNGTSTAQNYLPQVSPTSVMGVWHQVAVVADRSAGTMTTYLDGVQTSRSTGLTSAFTLTSGYPFTVGAEGSGKDAGDGFVNAFVDDFDFYDTAVGAAQIQNDYRATRPDTGPATPGSTVPSGFVSDTFRAPEARAGATVTQRIAGLFNGGTATFTKTAGDAWLSVDAGGVVGGTAPASAPADPATITVEATDGKTTSQLTVEVPVIAAGAAPQLATATWNLWDAGSHVDDADYKDLAVIAANGLDVIGLQQDDGTVAERLAKALGWYAQTGDGVSLLSAYPLAAAPPSTRAAGALPATSATVDALGHDVRVWSVGLDRAGYGPESVCRGSAPDAAAVVAAEKASARFGQAQAVATAIAPEAAKAAATPVIVLSDLESPSSADWTAATSAAHCNAGAVAWPVPDLFTGAGLTDSFRAAHPDPAASAGATWSPIVTVDASTGGPEPQDRIDYIHYAGSSLRVLGSNTLVAGWPSPKNIPGNAWTSNHRAVVTTFAVGDAKAAPVVTVAKTTAVVQRGTHPTAADLLRLLGASSTTAGADLAIDTTAVDAGTVGDYPATVTATDPSDGLTSKPVAVTVRVVPAISVTLAHSSASFRLGRGETLTAARVTTALTPTLSVPGTVTVDLSAVPKGRAGSYPVTVTGTDAYGFTARADATVTITIAAGGGTGTTGPAGPTATPTTGPAASGSDPGRGPGLAGTGSDIAVPIVLAGLLIAAGAAAIGVRTAVARRRRP is encoded by the coding sequence TTGCGCAGCTCCCCGCCTGACCCGCCCGGCCTCGCGCCGCGTCCCGACCCCGCCCCCACCCGACCGCTCGACCGCCAGCTGGAGACCACCATGTCCGCGACCTCCCGTCCGCTGCTCCGCCTCCCCCGCTCGCGCGTCGCGCGGATCGCCTCGGCACTCGCCGCGCTCGCCGTCGTCGCAGCCGGCGCGCTCGGCGTCGCCTACGCGGCGAGCGCCGCCGGCTCCGCCGTCGACCCGGGGGATGCGATCAAGCCCGTCGCCGCGTACACCTTCGACGCGGACAGCGGGACCACGGTGGCCGACTCCTCCGGCTCGGGCAACGACGCGGCCTGGAATGGCACGCCCGCCTACGTGGCCGGCGTCTCCGGCCGCGCCGCGTCGGTGAGCGGCGGTGCGAACTACGTGAAGCTGCCGCTGGTGGCCGGTGAGACGGACGCGTCCTCCAGCTTCTCCTACGAGTTCTGGATGGCCGAGCGCAGCCGCACCAGCTACGGCCCGATCGTGAGCAACCAGGACTTCGACGTCTGCAACAACGCCGGGCTCACCCTCTACAACCAGGCGACGCCGGGGCTGTTGGAGGCCTGCTGGGGTCAGACCGCGGGAGGCACCAAGGAGTACGTCCACGGCATCCAGCCGAACGTGCTCGGGTCGTGGCACCACATCGCCGTCGTCGTGGACCGCGGCGCGAACACGATGACGTTCTACGTGGACGGCGGCAAGGCGACCGCGGCGCCCGCGGGCTCGATCACCGCGTCGACGGCGTTCCAGAGCGGTCTGGCGTTCAACATCGGCGGCCTCTCCGGCAGCGAGGCGGACACCGGGGACGGCTACATCGACGCCGCCATCGACGACTTCGCGTTCTTCGACCAGGCCATCCCCGCCGGCCAGGTCGCGGCCGACTACACCGCCACGAAGCCGTCGGTCGTCAGCTACACGATCGCGTTCGACGGCAACGGCGCGGGAGGCGGCTCGACCACCGCTCAGACGCTCACCTCCGGCCAGTCGGTCGCGCTCTCGAAGAACGGCTTCGCCCGCGCGGGCTACCGCTTCGTCGGCTGGGCGACCAGCGCGTCCGGCCCGGTCGCGTACACCGACGGCCAGACCGTCTCCGACCTCGCCTCCGCCCCGGGCGCGACCGTCACCCTGTACGCCGTCTGGAACCGCTACCGCGCCGCGGGCGACACGGTCGCGCCGATCGTCTCGTACGACTTCGACGGCGACAGCGGCAGCACGGTGACCGACAGCTCGGGCAACCGCTTCGCCGGCACCTGGTCGGGGACGCCGTCCTACGGCGCCGGGATCGACGGCAAGGCCGCGTACGTCAACTCGCCGGCCGGGAGCACCAAGGGCGTCAACTTCCTCACCCTGCCGCTGATCGCCGGCCGCACCGACGCCTCCGCGAGCTTCTCCTACGTCTTCTGGCTGAACCAGACGGCGTCCAGCTCCGACTCCCCCATCGTCTCCAACCAGGACTTCACGCACTGTTACAACAACGGCACGACGCTCTACAACACGGCGGGCAGTCCCGGCGTGCTGCGGGCCTGCTTCGGACGCAACGGCACCTCGACGGCGCAGAACTACCTGCCGCAGGTCAGCCCGACCTCGGTGATGGGCGTCTGGCACCAGGTGGCCGTCGTCGCCGACCGTTCCGCGGGCACGATGACCACGTACCTGGACGGCGTGCAGACGTCCCGGAGCACCGGCCTGACCAGCGCGTTCACGCTCACCAGCGGGTACCCGTTCACCGTCGGCGCCGAGGGCTCGGGCAAGGACGCCGGCGACGGCTTCGTCAACGCCTTCGTGGACGACTTCGACTTCTACGACACCGCCGTCGGCGCTGCGCAGATCCAGAACGACTACCGGGCCACCCGACCGGACACCGGGCCGGCGACTCCCGGGTCGACGGTGCCGTCCGGCTTCGTGAGCGACACCTTCCGGGCGCCGGAGGCGCGCGCAGGGGCGACCGTCACCCAGCGCATCGCCGGGCTCTTCAACGGCGGCACCGCCACGTTCACCAAGACGGCCGGCGACGCGTGGCTCTCCGTGGATGCGGGCGGCGTCGTCGGCGGCACGGCCCCCGCATCCGCTCCGGCCGACCCCGCCACCATCACGGTCGAGGCGACGGACGGCAAGACCACCTCGCAGCTCACCGTCGAGGTGCCCGTCATCGCCGCGGGTGCCGCGCCGCAGCTGGCGACCGCGACCTGGAACCTGTGGGACGCGGGCAGCCACGTCGACGACGCCGACTACAAGGACCTCGCCGTCATCGCCGCGAACGGGCTGGACGTGATCGGCCTGCAGCAGGACGACGGGACGGTCGCCGAGCGGCTGGCGAAGGCCCTCGGCTGGTACGCGCAGACCGGGGACGGCGTCTCGCTGCTCTCCGCCTATCCGCTCGCCGCCGCGCCGCCGTCCACCCGCGCGGCCGGTGCGCTGCCCGCGACGTCGGCGACCGTGGATGCGCTCGGTCACGACGTCCGGGTCTGGAGCGTCGGCCTCGACCGCGCGGGGTACGGGCCGGAGTCGGTCTGCCGCGGCTCCGCGCCGGACGCCGCGGCCGTCGTCGCCGCCGAGAAGGCGTCCGCCCGGTTCGGTCAGGCGCAGGCTGTGGCCACCGCGATCGCCCCGGAGGCGGCGAAGGCCGCGGCGACCCCCGTCATCGTGCTCTCCGACCTGGAGTCGCCGTCGTCGGCCGACTGGACGGCCGCCACCTCGGCCGCGCACTGCAACGCCGGAGCGGTCGCCTGGCCGGTGCCCGACCTGTTCACCGGCGCAGGGCTGACCGACTCGTTCCGCGCCGCGCATCCGGACCCCGCCGCGTCGGCCGGCGCCACCTGGTCGCCGATCGTCACCGTGGATGCGTCCACCGGCGGACCCGAGCCGCAGGACCGCATCGACTACATCCACTACGCCGGGTCGTCGCTGCGCGTGCTCGGCTCCAACACGCTGGTGGCCGGCTGGCCGTCGCCGAAGAACATCCCCGGCAACGCCTGGACCAGCAACCACCGCGCGGTCGTGACGACCTTCGCCGTCGGCGACGCGAAGGCGGCACCGGTCGTCACCGTCGCGAAGACGACCGCTGTCGTGCAGCGCGGGACGCATCCCACGGCGGCCGACCTGCTCCGGCTCCTCGGCGCATCCTCGACGACCGCGGGCGCCGACCTCGCGATCGACACCACGGCCGTCGATGCCGGGACCGTCGGCGACTACCCCGCCACGGTGACCGCCACCGACCCGTCCGACGGCCTCACCTCGAAGCCCGTCGCCGTGACGGTGCGCGTCGTGCCGGCGATCAGCGTGACGCTCGCCCACTCGAGCGCGAGCTTCCGGCTCGGCCGCGGGGAGACCCTGACGGCCGCCCGGGTGACGACCGCGCTCACGCCGACGCTCTCTGTCCCCGGGACCGTGACGGTCGACCTGTCGGCAGTGCCGAAGGGACGCGCGGGCAGCTATCCCGTGACCGTGACGGGGACGGACGCCTACGGCTTCACGGCCAGGGCGGACGCGACGGTGACGATCACCATCGCCGCGGGCGGGGGGACGGGCACGACCGGACCGGCCGGCCCGACCGCAACACCGACCACCGGCCCTGCCGCGTCCGGCTCCGACCCCGGCCGGGGCCCCGGGCTCGCCGGCACCGGGTCCGACATCGCCGTGCCGATCGTGCTTGCCGGCCTGCTGATCGCCGCCGGCGCGGCCGCGATCGGCGTGCGGACCGCGGTCGCCCGCAGGCGCCGCCCGTGA
- a CDS encoding alkaline phosphatase family protein, whose amino-acid sequence MSSEPEPFTPDPYERERTVPDEILRSGLSRRGMLRALGLLGGAAAVGGAAGAALGAGGSAQAGTTRAALPAGFAGDITDIKHVVVLIQENRAFDHYYGALPGVRGFDDKQALRFQNGGDVFSQPSGSSFVKPTRVTTVAGTTTGLDHSYSGGLGAWASGRYDNWIGAKGSATMHYVTGEEIPWQYSLASAYTICDAWHCSVMGPTTPNRLYHWTGTSSGVTDNGSESNGTRSWQTYPEALQKAGVSWRVYVDNSNNGSSWVGDYTDNPIRGFAPFTTSGSTATDVANRVDPVKNAPGTGLVWRAGSAPYAASGAPNNDSDANLDAVLKDFIAACAPDAEFPLPQVSWIVAPYGWCEHPSANPEHGAHFSNRVIRTLQSNPELWKSTLLIMTFDENDGYFDHVLPPYAEPGTPGEYSGSTPIGYGARVPGILVSPWTRGGWVNSEVFDHTSIIRFLETWTTAIGTPALSSTITPWRRAISGDLTSAMDFANPVVDIPALPDTEALVQIARAGGTIATQVPPADRWDGGTLRHRPLSFHPHGTFAEDRTTGTVTARLSLEGGPEGKAVSLQAFPDAYLPFANTPHTVSAETPAIYSWDAAAHDGRYAFSVYGPDGFVRSHAGTVLPDGQDNSGVPRAEVSLVAGPKPTVAIDLHNDGLQAVHYTLTANDFSGGTRSVWVHPGARQSVSWPTDDGYYDVVITADTGTGWRHRYAGRVAQLPA is encoded by the coding sequence ATGTCCAGCGAGCCAGAGCCGTTCACCCCGGACCCGTACGAGCGCGAGCGGACCGTGCCGGACGAGATCCTGCGCTCCGGACTCTCCCGGCGCGGGATGCTGCGCGCCCTCGGACTGCTCGGCGGCGCGGCAGCGGTCGGCGGCGCGGCCGGCGCGGCACTCGGCGCCGGCGGCAGCGCGCAGGCGGGCACCACCCGCGCCGCCCTCCCGGCAGGCTTCGCCGGTGACATCACCGACATCAAGCACGTCGTCGTCCTCATCCAGGAGAACCGCGCGTTCGACCACTACTACGGCGCCCTTCCCGGTGTCCGCGGCTTCGACGACAAGCAGGCGCTGCGCTTCCAGAACGGCGGCGACGTGTTCTCGCAGCCGAGCGGCTCCTCGTTCGTGAAGCCGACCAGGGTGACAACGGTCGCCGGCACGACGACCGGGCTCGACCACTCCTACTCCGGCGGCCTGGGCGCCTGGGCGTCGGGGAGGTACGACAACTGGATCGGCGCGAAGGGCTCCGCGACGATGCACTACGTCACGGGCGAGGAGATCCCGTGGCAGTACTCGCTCGCGAGCGCGTACACGATCTGCGACGCCTGGCACTGCTCGGTGATGGGCCCGACGACGCCGAACCGGCTCTACCACTGGACCGGCACCTCCAGCGGCGTCACCGACAACGGCAGCGAGTCGAACGGGACGCGCTCCTGGCAGACCTACCCGGAGGCGCTGCAGAAGGCGGGCGTCTCGTGGCGCGTCTATGTGGACAACAGCAACAACGGCTCCAGCTGGGTCGGCGACTACACGGACAACCCGATCCGCGGCTTCGCGCCGTTCACCACCTCCGGCTCCACGGCCACCGACGTCGCCAACCGCGTCGACCCTGTCAAGAACGCGCCGGGCACCGGCCTCGTCTGGCGCGCCGGCTCCGCGCCGTACGCGGCCAGCGGCGCACCGAACAACGACAGCGACGCCAACCTGGACGCCGTGCTGAAGGACTTCATCGCCGCCTGCGCCCCGGACGCCGAGTTCCCGCTCCCCCAGGTGTCCTGGATCGTCGCGCCGTACGGCTGGTGCGAGCACCCGTCGGCGAACCCGGAGCACGGCGCGCACTTCAGCAACCGCGTCATCCGGACCCTGCAGTCCAACCCGGAGCTCTGGAAGAGCACCCTGCTGATCATGACGTTCGACGAGAACGACGGCTACTTCGATCACGTGCTGCCGCCGTACGCGGAACCGGGGACGCCGGGCGAGTACTCGGGCAGCACCCCGATCGGCTACGGCGCGCGGGTGCCGGGCATCCTGGTCTCGCCGTGGACGCGCGGCGGCTGGGTGAACAGCGAGGTGTTCGACCACACCTCGATCATCCGGTTCCTGGAGACCTGGACCACCGCCATCGGAACACCGGCGCTCAGCTCCACGATCACGCCGTGGCGGCGTGCGATCTCCGGCGACCTGACCAGCGCGATGGACTTCGCGAACCCGGTGGTGGACATCCCCGCGCTCCCGGACACCGAGGCGCTGGTGCAGATCGCGCGCGCGGGCGGCACCATCGCGACCCAGGTGCCGCCCGCGGACCGCTGGGACGGCGGCACTCTTCGGCACCGCCCGCTCTCGTTCCATCCGCACGGGACGTTCGCCGAGGACCGCACGACCGGCACCGTGACCGCCCGGCTGAGCCTGGAGGGAGGGCCGGAGGGCAAGGCCGTGAGCCTGCAGGCGTTCCCTGACGCGTACCTGCCGTTCGCGAACACACCGCACACCGTCTCGGCCGAGACGCCGGCGATCTACTCGTGGGATGCCGCGGCGCACGACGGCCGCTACGCCTTCTCGGTCTACGGCCCCGACGGCTTCGTGCGCTCGCACGCCGGCACGGTGCTCCCCGACGGCCAGGACAACTCCGGTGTGCCGCGCGCGGAGGTGTCGCTCGTCGCCGGCCCGAAGCCGACCGTCGCCATCGACCTGCACAACGACGGCCTGCAGGCGGTGCACTACACGCTGACCGCCAACGACTTCTCCGGGGGCACGCGCAGCGTCTGGGTGCACCCCGGCGCCCGGCAGAGCGTGAGCTGGCCGACGGACGACGGCTACTACGACGTCGTCATCACCGCCGACACCGGCACCGGCTGGCGGCACCGCTACGCGGGCCGCGTTGCGCAGCTCCCCGCCTGA
- a CDS encoding GntR family transcriptional regulator: MPSTSPIPEPAADRDAGAPRYARVAADLRRRIAEGDVAVGARLPSEAALAAEYGVTRSVVRGALAQLARQSLVVSRPRGGWVVQPRHRTQGFDRMLSFAQWAVDGGRVPGGAITSRERRPATAREAQLLRIRWQEPLIAFTRVRTLDGRRVMVERSTWAPWLTPVIEALPDDVVSTAEALAAEGIHITSGTHRIEAVAASTEDAALLGVRRSSPLLQVTRITTTREGRIVELGVDRYLSGAIAFEVAAGESQRTLV; this comes from the coding sequence ATGCCCAGCACATCCCCGATCCCGGAGCCGGCCGCCGACCGCGACGCCGGGGCGCCGCGCTACGCACGGGTGGCCGCCGACCTGCGCAGGCGGATCGCGGAGGGCGACGTCGCCGTCGGCGCGCGGCTGCCCAGCGAGGCCGCGCTCGCGGCGGAGTACGGCGTGACCAGGAGCGTCGTGCGCGGTGCCCTCGCCCAGCTCGCGCGCCAGTCGCTCGTCGTCTCGCGTCCGCGCGGCGGCTGGGTCGTGCAGCCACGGCACCGCACCCAGGGCTTCGACAGGATGCTGTCGTTCGCGCAGTGGGCGGTCGACGGCGGCCGTGTCCCCGGCGGCGCGATCACCTCCCGCGAGCGGAGACCGGCGACCGCGCGGGAGGCGCAGCTGCTGCGCATACGCTGGCAGGAGCCGCTGATCGCCTTCACCCGCGTGCGGACGCTGGACGGACGCCGCGTGATGGTCGAGCGCTCGACCTGGGCGCCGTGGCTGACGCCGGTGATCGAGGCGCTGCCGGACGACGTGGTCTCGACCGCCGAGGCGCTCGCCGCCGAGGGCATCCACATCACCTCCGGCACCCACCGCATCGAGGCGGTCGCGGCGTCAACGGAGGACGCGGCGCTGCTCGGCGTGCGCCGCTCGAGCCCGCTGCTCCAGGTGACCAGGATCACCACCACCAGGGAGGGTCGCATCGTGGAGCTCGGGGTCGACCGCTATCTCTCCGGCGCGATCGCCTTCGAGGTGGCCGCCGGCGAGAGCCAGCGCACGCTCGTCTGA
- a CDS encoding amino acid permease, producing MSESVSPTTRVPESTDGVAASTAGHGRLGVAGGTALYVAAVLGTGILVLPALAAAAAGPGAIIAVAALALISVPLAATFAALARRHPDAGGVATFARRAFGPTSARIISYWFFFGTPIGAPIAALMTARYVVAVIGGDAVTTTLIAVALMVVPVIVTAFGVRFAASVQLVLSGALIAVLVFVLAAAAPHADPAHLTPLLPHGWPGVGLAMSLYIWAFAGWEAVAGIGGEFRNPRRDIPRATALALVIVSIAYLAIQTVTVVVLGGGAATSAVPLLDLVEVATGSGGGVVVAVIAAIVVTGVFNAYLAAFSKLGAAMGRDGDLPSWFGRGAENGAVARRGLLLSAVVMALYSVVVLSSGDLQPFILVHTSIAAAVYGLGVASAIVLLPRRSAGWWMAVLSCVFAAGLLLLAGWHLVFPLALAVVAVVVGAFGAFSRRRRRDIA from the coding sequence ATGAGCGAATCCGTGTCACCGACGACGCGCGTGCCCGAATCCACCGACGGCGTCGCGGCGTCGACCGCAGGGCACGGCCGCCTGGGCGTCGCCGGTGGCACAGCACTCTACGTGGCCGCGGTGCTGGGCACCGGCATCCTCGTGCTGCCCGCGCTCGCCGCTGCGGCGGCCGGCCCCGGCGCCATCATCGCGGTGGCCGCGCTGGCGCTGATCTCGGTGCCGCTCGCCGCGACGTTCGCGGCCCTGGCCAGGCGGCATCCCGACGCGGGCGGCGTCGCCACGTTCGCCCGGCGGGCGTTCGGCCCGACCTCGGCGCGGATCATCAGCTACTGGTTCTTCTTCGGAACGCCGATCGGCGCCCCGATCGCCGCGCTCATGACGGCCCGCTACGTCGTCGCCGTGATCGGCGGGGACGCGGTGACCACGACGCTGATCGCGGTCGCGCTCATGGTCGTGCCGGTCATCGTGACGGCGTTCGGGGTGCGGTTCGCCGCCTCGGTGCAGCTCGTCCTCTCCGGAGCGCTCATCGCCGTGCTCGTGTTCGTGCTGGCGGCGGCGGCCCCGCACGCCGACCCAGCGCACCTGACGCCCCTCCTGCCGCACGGCTGGCCGGGTGTCGGGCTCGCGATGAGCCTCTACATCTGGGCGTTCGCCGGCTGGGAGGCGGTGGCGGGCATCGGCGGCGAGTTCCGGAATCCGCGGCGCGACATCCCGCGCGCGACCGCGCTCGCGCTGGTGATCGTCTCGATCGCCTACCTCGCCATCCAAACGGTCACCGTGGTCGTGCTCGGCGGCGGCGCCGCGACATCCGCGGTGCCTCTGCTCGACCTAGTGGAGGTCGCGACCGGCTCGGGCGGCGGGGTCGTCGTGGCGGTGATCGCGGCGATCGTCGTCACCGGTGTGTTCAACGCCTACCTCGCCGCGTTCAGCAAGCTCGGCGCGGCCATGGGCCGCGACGGCGATCTGCCGTCCTGGTTCGGGCGCGGCGCCGAGAACGGCGCGGTCGCCCGGCGCGGCCTGCTGCTCTCCGCCGTCGTGATGGCGCTGTACTCGGTCGTGGTGCTCTCCAGCGGCGACCTGCAGCCGTTCATCCTCGTCCACACCAGCATCGCCGCAGCCGTCTACGGCCTGGGCGTCGCGTCGGCGATCGTGCTGCTGCCGCGCCGGTCGGCGGGGTGGTGGATGGCGGTGCTGTCCTGCGTGTTCGCCGCCGGCCTGCTGCTGCTGGCCGGCTGGCACCTGGTCTTCCCGCTGGCCCTCGCCGTGGTCGCGGTGGTCGTGGGGGCGTTCGGGGCGTTCTCCCGGCGACGGCGGCGCGATATCGCATAA
- a CDS encoding LacI family DNA-binding transcriptional regulator codes for MRDVAQLAGVSHQTVSRVINAHPSIRDSTRQRVLDAMEQLRYRPNAAARALVTARSRTIGVLSTSAAALYGPVSSINAIQGQGREAGYYVAVTQLSDLSDEGIAAGIDHLLSQAVEGIIVIAPQDAVLRRVAAAAIGVPYVTLQGGAQVVTRELTVDQEAGARAATRHLIDLGHRRIVHVAGPLEWFEAQARVDGYLGELHSAGLPEPPVQRGDWSAESGYRAAMEFVGDPDVTAVFASNDQMALGVYHAAHERGRRIPDDLSVVGFDDIPEAAHFWPPLTTVLQDFTELGRRSVERLVAEIEGGEEPVPASILPELVVRGSTALAH; via the coding sequence ATGCGGGACGTCGCCCAGCTGGCCGGGGTCTCCCACCAGACCGTGTCCCGCGTGATCAACGCGCACCCGAGCATCCGTGACAGCACCCGACAGCGCGTGCTCGACGCGATGGAGCAGCTGCGCTACCGGCCGAACGCCGCCGCCCGGGCCCTGGTCACCGCGCGCTCGCGGACCATCGGCGTGCTGTCCACCTCGGCGGCCGCGCTGTACGGCCCCGTCTCCAGCATCAACGCGATCCAGGGGCAGGGCCGCGAGGCCGGCTACTACGTCGCCGTGACCCAGCTCAGCGACCTCAGCGACGAGGGCATCGCGGCGGGGATCGACCACCTGCTCTCGCAGGCGGTGGAGGGGATCATCGTGATCGCGCCGCAGGATGCGGTGCTGCGGCGGGTGGCCGCCGCGGCCATCGGCGTGCCGTACGTGACGCTGCAGGGCGGCGCGCAGGTCGTCACGCGGGAGCTGACCGTCGACCAGGAGGCGGGCGCGCGGGCGGCGACGCGGCACCTGATCGACCTCGGCCACCGCCGGATCGTCCACGTCGCCGGGCCGCTGGAGTGGTTCGAGGCGCAGGCGCGGGTGGACGGCTACCTCGGCGAGCTGCACTCGGCCGGGCTGCCCGAGCCGCCGGTGCAGCGCGGGGACTGGTCGGCGGAGTCCGGCTACCGCGCGGCGATGGAGTTCGTCGGCGACCCGGACGTGACTGCCGTCTTCGCGTCCAACGACCAGATGGCGCTCGGGGTGTACCACGCGGCGCACGAGCGCGGGCGGCGCATCCCTGACGACCTCAGCGTCGTCGGTTTCGACGACATCCCGGAGGCCGCGCACTTCTGGCCGCCGCTGACCACGGTGCTGCAGGACTTCACCGAGCTCGGCCGGCGCAGCGTCGAGCGGCTGGTCGCGGAGATCGAGGGCGGCGAGGAGCCGGTGCCGGCGAGCATCCTGCCGGAGCTGGTCGTCCGCGGCTCGACGGCCCTCGCGCACTGA